The following coding sequences are from one Alosa alosa isolate M-15738 ecotype Scorff River chromosome 3, AALO_Geno_1.1, whole genome shotgun sequence window:
- the rbm44 gene encoding RNA-binding protein 44 isoform X6 has protein sequence MPLLKYPPTCRSCTANSQTSFYAQKSSALPKTLPNMWWPPAMPQPDSYAAGITWQLIPFHSLYHGDRASTGLSKYPYLSINVAKKFMLCRSLFDLVNSSYSLELEDERLLAWYSSLSDEDRKIIQDEGGFHQFIRKHPALDIAQHIGIVHVKPQIRRAAITMSSELNKSRMPTFYGMSQCKKCGTSCRSGSEVCRTCFVPQPVVDESTYLTGQKQEPAAKQSNPKEEQNMPSRNGLGVWGVNSHGAPGDHQVAQDSFQSAFDDSHTSLTSSGPRGGECPQAPRFSKEWREGRSSVQNVTASAFKDTSAQASFSLDVELERHSKMTQGSAPPAYPVHQDPFGRVTDNRSYLDLAQEMPPEYYSFNSTMFDQTSANLMENTSLSAEKDDVDSFMATRGSTECTESGLTTSSAGLCLSDVSVSCHSCPSEWTNLDATADENLRNNKPRDEFHSIMEESVNSEPWLNCSVTPEKPHAPPFQKPYVDLPVKLDIEKSPQTPSRDEQSMAESFMSISPDKSGVLLPVSAAPATVNQMVDASGDFRACFTSTQECVAAPSTTDASTEMDSPMCFDQDTQTSQASTADKSVITEVHLADLDYLTKEFLRLKSVEEKLEQLKASQLKSNNTKCGCECGQRLQQAELKLLALQYSMCQDHCWRRYYTSVQGESQLQCTGGVPESLAETLRALEQDYIQLKRQVLSGAALDELNPLSVDTQRLHIEAPYTPAQIAICKAAEAHPKPHSVKSSKVGSLKTQRKSGSSRPGGGEVSEAWYDAEEDLGAAGQTLKEDRLRKAIEMADVDGKNISSSCDVFITDLHQDVTEDDLLFLFEKYQPREVCFTMSNASRSGKVTVSSPENAAAAARELSGTSIHGQPVQVRRVSRLPAAGPEGEHTFKKPHAPSAPTPAPSGDVAKPGGVKTSTPYNMSPKPSRCHIEKLVNISDVPTATGTYVPQQPPTNAAAMGSFDTLMGRLSERHPLVARQKIVEALLKLRAQHRGSLSGLPLRTIVEMTSDLLTVKASVSP, from the exons ATGCCGCTGCTAAAGTACCCTCCAACGTGTCGGTCGTGCACGGCTAATTCACAGACCAGCTTTTATGCTCAAAAAAG CAGCGCACTACCGAAAACGTTACCCAACATGTGGTGGCCCCCTGCGATGCCACAACCAGATTCTTATGCCGCAGGGATAACGTGGCAGTTGATTCCATTTCATAGCCTCTACCATGGTGACCGTG CTTCTACAGGTCTCAGCAAGTATCCCTACTTGTCTATAAATGTGGCTAAGAAGTTCATGCTCTGCAG GTCTTTGTTTGATTTGGTGAACTCTTCATATAGTCTGGAGCTAGAAGACGAGAGGCTGCTGGCGTGGTACTCCAGTCTGTCAGATGAAGATAGGAAAATAATCCAAG ACGAGGGAGGTTTTCATCAGTTTATTCGGAAGCATCCTGCTCTTGACATAGCACAGCACATAGGAATAGTCCATGTAAAAC cACAGATAAGAAGAGCAGCTATCACAATGTCGTCAGAATTAAACAA ATCCAGAATGCCAACATTTTATGGGATGTCTCAGTGTAAAAAGTGTGGGACAAGTTGTCGTTCAGGGTCTGAAGTATGCAGAACCTGTTTTGTCCCTCAACCAGTGGTCGATGAGAGTACGTACTTAACAG GACAAAAGCAAGAGCCTGCTGCAAAGCAAAGCAATCCAAAAGAGGAGCAAAATATGCCAAGCAGAAACGGCCTTGGGGTCTGGGGTGTCAACAGCCATGGTGCTCCTGGTGACCACCAGGTGGCTCAGGACAGCTTCCAGTCAGCTTTTGACGACAGCCACACTTCACTGACCTCTTCTGGCCCAAGAGGAGGCGAATGCCCCCAGGCACCACGTTTCTCCAAGGAGTGGCGAGAGGGTCGAAGCAGCGTTCAGAATGTAACTGCAAGTGCATTCAAAGACACATCAGCACAGGCGAGCTTCTCCCTGGATGTGGAGCTGGAGCGCCACAGCAAGATGACCCAGGGTAGTGCCCCTCCAGCTTACCCTGTCCACCAAGATCCGTTCGGGAGGGTTACAGACAACAGGAGCTATCTGGATCTGGCGCAAGAGATGCCCCCTGAGTACTACAGCTTCAACAGCACCATGTTTGACCAGACGTCAGCAAACTTGATGGAAAACACCAGCCTGTCCGCCGAGAAGGATGATGTTGACTCGTTCATGGCCACAAGGGGCAGCACTGAGTGCACAGAGAGCGGTCTGACTACATCAAGTGCTGGGTTGTGCCTGTCTGATGTCTCAGTGTCCTGCCACAGCTGCCCCTCTGAGTGGACAAACCTTGATGCGACCGCTGATGAAAACCTGCGGAATAACAAACCCCGAGACGAGTTTCATAGCATCATGGAGGAGTCTGTGAATTCGGAGCCGTGGCTCAACTGCTCAGTCACTCCAGAGAAACCCCATGCTCCCCCATTTCAGAAACCATATGTGGATCTGCCCGTGAAGCTGGACATAGAAAAGAGTCCGCAAACCCCATCTAGAGACGAGCAGTCAATGGCCGAGTCCTTCATGTCGATCAGTCCAGACAAGTCTGGAGTCCTACTGCCAGTATCAGCTGCTCCTGCCACTGTGAACCAGATGGTAGATGCCAGTGGCGACTTCCGAGCCTGTTTCACGTCTACGCAGGAGTGTGTAGCCGCCCCAAGCACCACGGACGCCTCCACTGAGATGGACTCTCCCATGTGCTTTGATCAAGACACCCAGACCTCACAG GCCTCCACTGCTGACAAGAGTGTCATCACGGAGGTCCACTTAGCAGATCTCGATTACCTTACTAAG GAGTTTTTGAGACTGAAGTCAGTGGAAGAGAAACTGGAACAGTTGAAGGCCAGTCAGCTGAAATCCAACAACACAAAATG tgggtgtgagtgtggtcAGAGGCTGCAGCAGGCAGAGCTGAAGCTGTTGGCTCTGCAGTACTCCATGTGCCAGGATCACTGCTGGAGGAGATACTACACCTCGGTACAGGGGGAGAGCCAGCTGCAATG CACTGGTGGGGTCCCCGAGAGCTTAGCTGAGACTCTGCGGGCCCTGGAGCAGGATTACATCCAGCTGAAGAGGCAGGTGCTCTCAGGGGCTGCTCTGGATGAGTTAAACCCGCTCTCTGTGGACACCCAGAGACTCCACATAGAGGCACCGTACACCCCAGCACAG aTTGCAATCTGCAAGGCTGCAGAGGCCCATCCAAAGCCACACAGTGTTAAAAGTTCCAAAGTGGGCTCTCTGAAGACTCAAAGGAAATCAGGTTCCTCTAGACCTG GTGGTGGTGAGGTTAGTGAGGCCTGGTACGATGCAGAGGAGGATCTTGGGGCTGCTGGCCAAACCTTGAAAGAGGACCGACTGAGAAAAGCGATTGAGA TGGCAGATGTTGACGGCAAGAACATTAGTTCCAGCTGTGATGTTTTCATCACGGACCTCCATCAAGATGTAACGGAG gaCGATCTGCTGTTTCTATTTGAGAAATACCAGCCCAGAGAAGTTTGCTTCACAATGTCAAACGCTTCCAG GAGTGGCAAAGTGACGGTGAGCTCTCCTGAAAATGCCGCGGCGGCAGCGCGAGAGCTCAGCGGCACCTCCATCCACGGACAGCCCGTCCAGGTGAGGCGCGTCAGCAGACTACCTGCAGCAGGCCCTGAGGGGGAGCACACCTTCAAGAAGCCCCACGCTCCCTCTGCCCCCACACCAGCACCCTCAGGAGACGTGGCCAAGCCTGGGGGCGTGAAGACAAGCACTCCATACAACATGTCCCCCAAA CCAAGCCGCTGCCACATAGAAAAACTAGTGAACATCAGCGACGTGCCCACAGCCACTGGCACCTATGTGCCACAGCAGCCGCCTACCAACGCTGCCGCCATGGGCAGCTTCGACACGCTGATGGGACGGCTGTCAGAGCGCCACCCGCTGGTGGCCCGGCAGAAGATTGTGGAGGCGCTGCTGAAGCTCCGGGCCCAACACCGCGGCTCCCTCAGCGGCCTGCCGCTGCGCACCATCGTGgagatgacctctgacctcctgACTGTCAAGGCCTCAGTATCACCGTGA
- the rbm44 gene encoding RNA-binding protein 44 isoform X3: protein MPLLKYPPTCRSCTANSQTSFYAQKSSALPKTLPNMWWPPAMPQPDSYAAGITWQLIPFHSLYHGDRGLSKYPYLSINVAKKFMLCRSLFDLVNSSYSLELEDERLLAWYSSLSDEDRKIIQDEGGFHQFIRKHPALDIAQHIGIVHVKPQIRRAAITMSSELNKSRMPTFYGMSQCKKCGTSCRSGSEVCRTCFVPQPVVDESTYLTGQKQEPAAKQSNPKEEQNMPSRNGLGVWGVNSHGAPGDHQVAQDSFQSAFDDSHTSLTSSGPRGGECPQAPRFSKEWREGRSSVQNVTASAFKDTSAQASFSLDVELERHSKMTQGSAPPAYPVHQDPFGRVTDNRSYLDLAQEMPPEYYSFNSTMFDQTSANLMENTSLSAEKDDVDSFMATRGSTECTESGLTTSSAGLCLSDVSVSCHSCPSEWTNLDATADENLRNNKPRDEFHSIMEESVNSEPWLNCSVTPEKPHAPPFQKPYVDLPVKLDIEKSPQTPSRDEQSMAESFMSISPDKSGVLLPVSAAPATVNQMVDASGDFRACFTSTQECVAAPSTTDASTEMDSPMCFDQDTQTSQASTEMDSPMCFDQDTQTSQASTADKSVITEVHLADLDYLTKEFLRLKSVEEKLEQLKASQLKSNNTKCGCECGQRLQQAELKLLALQYSMCQDHCWRRYYTSVQGESQLQCTGGVPESLAETLRALEQDYIQLKRQVLSGAALDELNPLSVDTQRLHIEAPYTPAQIAICKAAEAHPKPHSVKSSKVGSLKTQRKSGSSRPGGGEVSEAWYDAEEDLGAAGQTLKEDRLRKAIEMADVDGKNISSSCDVFITDLHQDVTEDDLLFLFEKYQPREVCFTMSNASRSGKVTVSSPENAAAAARELSGTSIHGQPVQVRRVSRLPAAGPEGEHTFKKPHAPSAPTPAPSGDVAKPGGVKTSTPYNMSPKPSRCHIEKLVNISDVPTATGTYVPQQPPTNAAAMGSFDTLMGRLSERHPLVARQKIVEALLKLRAQHRGSLSGLPLRTIVEMTSDLLTVKASVSP, encoded by the exons ATGCCGCTGCTAAAGTACCCTCCAACGTGTCGGTCGTGCACGGCTAATTCACAGACCAGCTTTTATGCTCAAAAAAG CAGCGCACTACCGAAAACGTTACCCAACATGTGGTGGCCCCCTGCGATGCCACAACCAGATTCTTATGCCGCAGGGATAACGTGGCAGTTGATTCCATTTCATAGCCTCTACCATGGTGACCGTG GTCTCAGCAAGTATCCCTACTTGTCTATAAATGTGGCTAAGAAGTTCATGCTCTGCAG GTCTTTGTTTGATTTGGTGAACTCTTCATATAGTCTGGAGCTAGAAGACGAGAGGCTGCTGGCGTGGTACTCCAGTCTGTCAGATGAAGATAGGAAAATAATCCAAG ACGAGGGAGGTTTTCATCAGTTTATTCGGAAGCATCCTGCTCTTGACATAGCACAGCACATAGGAATAGTCCATGTAAAAC cACAGATAAGAAGAGCAGCTATCACAATGTCGTCAGAATTAAACAA ATCCAGAATGCCAACATTTTATGGGATGTCTCAGTGTAAAAAGTGTGGGACAAGTTGTCGTTCAGGGTCTGAAGTATGCAGAACCTGTTTTGTCCCTCAACCAGTGGTCGATGAGAGTACGTACTTAACAG GACAAAAGCAAGAGCCTGCTGCAAAGCAAAGCAATCCAAAAGAGGAGCAAAATATGCCAAGCAGAAACGGCCTTGGGGTCTGGGGTGTCAACAGCCATGGTGCTCCTGGTGACCACCAGGTGGCTCAGGACAGCTTCCAGTCAGCTTTTGACGACAGCCACACTTCACTGACCTCTTCTGGCCCAAGAGGAGGCGAATGCCCCCAGGCACCACGTTTCTCCAAGGAGTGGCGAGAGGGTCGAAGCAGCGTTCAGAATGTAACTGCAAGTGCATTCAAAGACACATCAGCACAGGCGAGCTTCTCCCTGGATGTGGAGCTGGAGCGCCACAGCAAGATGACCCAGGGTAGTGCCCCTCCAGCTTACCCTGTCCACCAAGATCCGTTCGGGAGGGTTACAGACAACAGGAGCTATCTGGATCTGGCGCAAGAGATGCCCCCTGAGTACTACAGCTTCAACAGCACCATGTTTGACCAGACGTCAGCAAACTTGATGGAAAACACCAGCCTGTCCGCCGAGAAGGATGATGTTGACTCGTTCATGGCCACAAGGGGCAGCACTGAGTGCACAGAGAGCGGTCTGACTACATCAAGTGCTGGGTTGTGCCTGTCTGATGTCTCAGTGTCCTGCCACAGCTGCCCCTCTGAGTGGACAAACCTTGATGCGACCGCTGATGAAAACCTGCGGAATAACAAACCCCGAGACGAGTTTCATAGCATCATGGAGGAGTCTGTGAATTCGGAGCCGTGGCTCAACTGCTCAGTCACTCCAGAGAAACCCCATGCTCCCCCATTTCAGAAACCATATGTGGATCTGCCCGTGAAGCTGGACATAGAAAAGAGTCCGCAAACCCCATCTAGAGACGAGCAGTCAATGGCCGAGTCCTTCATGTCGATCAGTCCAGACAAGTCTGGAGTCCTACTGCCAGTATCAGCTGCTCCTGCCACTGTGAACCAGATGGTAGATGCCAGTGGCGACTTCCGAGCCTGTTTCACGTCTACGCAGGAGTGTGTAGCCGCCCCAAGCACCACGGACGCCTCCACTGAGATGGACTCTCCCATGTGCTTTGATCAAGACACCCAGACCTCACAGGCCTCCACTGAGATGGACTCTCCCATGTGCTTTGATCAAGACACCCAGACCTCACAGGCCTCCACTGCTGACAAGAGTGTCATCACGGAGGTCCACTTAGCAGATCTCGATTACCTTACTAAG GAGTTTTTGAGACTGAAGTCAGTGGAAGAGAAACTGGAACAGTTGAAGGCCAGTCAGCTGAAATCCAACAACACAAAATG tgggtgtgagtgtggtcAGAGGCTGCAGCAGGCAGAGCTGAAGCTGTTGGCTCTGCAGTACTCCATGTGCCAGGATCACTGCTGGAGGAGATACTACACCTCGGTACAGGGGGAGAGCCAGCTGCAATG CACTGGTGGGGTCCCCGAGAGCTTAGCTGAGACTCTGCGGGCCCTGGAGCAGGATTACATCCAGCTGAAGAGGCAGGTGCTCTCAGGGGCTGCTCTGGATGAGTTAAACCCGCTCTCTGTGGACACCCAGAGACTCCACATAGAGGCACCGTACACCCCAGCACAG aTTGCAATCTGCAAGGCTGCAGAGGCCCATCCAAAGCCACACAGTGTTAAAAGTTCCAAAGTGGGCTCTCTGAAGACTCAAAGGAAATCAGGTTCCTCTAGACCTG GTGGTGGTGAGGTTAGTGAGGCCTGGTACGATGCAGAGGAGGATCTTGGGGCTGCTGGCCAAACCTTGAAAGAGGACCGACTGAGAAAAGCGATTGAGA TGGCAGATGTTGACGGCAAGAACATTAGTTCCAGCTGTGATGTTTTCATCACGGACCTCCATCAAGATGTAACGGAG gaCGATCTGCTGTTTCTATTTGAGAAATACCAGCCCAGAGAAGTTTGCTTCACAATGTCAAACGCTTCCAG GAGTGGCAAAGTGACGGTGAGCTCTCCTGAAAATGCCGCGGCGGCAGCGCGAGAGCTCAGCGGCACCTCCATCCACGGACAGCCCGTCCAGGTGAGGCGCGTCAGCAGACTACCTGCAGCAGGCCCTGAGGGGGAGCACACCTTCAAGAAGCCCCACGCTCCCTCTGCCCCCACACCAGCACCCTCAGGAGACGTGGCCAAGCCTGGGGGCGTGAAGACAAGCACTCCATACAACATGTCCCCCAAA CCAAGCCGCTGCCACATAGAAAAACTAGTGAACATCAGCGACGTGCCCACAGCCACTGGCACCTATGTGCCACAGCAGCCGCCTACCAACGCTGCCGCCATGGGCAGCTTCGACACGCTGATGGGACGGCTGTCAGAGCGCCACCCGCTGGTGGCCCGGCAGAAGATTGTGGAGGCGCTGCTGAAGCTCCGGGCCCAACACCGCGGCTCCCTCAGCGGCCTGCCGCTGCGCACCATCGTGgagatgacctctgacctcctgACTGTCAAGGCCTCAGTATCACCGTGA
- the rbm44 gene encoding RNA-binding protein 44 isoform X5, whose translation MPLLKYPPTCRSCTANSQTSFYAQKSSALPKTLPNMWWPPAMPQPDSYAAGITWQLIPFHSLYHGDRASTGLSKYPYLSINVAKKFMLCSLELEDERLLAWYSSLSDEDRKIIQDEGGFHQFIRKHPALDIAQHIGIVHVKPQIRRAAITMSSELNKSRMPTFYGMSQCKKCGTSCRSGSEVCRTCFVPQPVVDESTYLTGQKQEPAAKQSNPKEEQNMPSRNGLGVWGVNSHGAPGDHQVAQDSFQSAFDDSHTSLTSSGPRGGECPQAPRFSKEWREGRSSVQNVTASAFKDTSAQASFSLDVELERHSKMTQGSAPPAYPVHQDPFGRVTDNRSYLDLAQEMPPEYYSFNSTMFDQTSANLMENTSLSAEKDDVDSFMATRGSTECTESGLTTSSAGLCLSDVSVSCHSCPSEWTNLDATADENLRNNKPRDEFHSIMEESVNSEPWLNCSVTPEKPHAPPFQKPYVDLPVKLDIEKSPQTPSRDEQSMAESFMSISPDKSGVLLPVSAAPATVNQMVDASGDFRACFTSTQECVAAPSTTDASTEMDSPMCFDQDTQTSQASTEMDSPMCFDQDTQTSQASTADKSVITEVHLADLDYLTKEFLRLKSVEEKLEQLKASQLKSNNTKCGCECGQRLQQAELKLLALQYSMCQDHCWRRYYTSVQGESQLQCTGGVPESLAETLRALEQDYIQLKRQVLSGAALDELNPLSVDTQRLHIEAPYTPAQIAICKAAEAHPKPHSVKSSKVGSLKTQRKSGSSRPGGGEVSEAWYDAEEDLGAAGQTLKEDRLRKAIEMADVDGKNISSSCDVFITDLHQDVTEDDLLFLFEKYQPREVCFTMSNASRSGKVTVSSPENAAAAARELSGTSIHGQPVQVRRVSRLPAAGPEGEHTFKKPHAPSAPTPAPSGDVAKPGGVKTSTPYNMSPKPSRCHIEKLVNISDVPTATGTYVPQQPPTNAAAMGSFDTLMGRLSERHPLVARQKIVEALLKLRAQHRGSLSGLPLRTIVEMTSDLLTVKASVSP comes from the exons ATGCCGCTGCTAAAGTACCCTCCAACGTGTCGGTCGTGCACGGCTAATTCACAGACCAGCTTTTATGCTCAAAAAAG CAGCGCACTACCGAAAACGTTACCCAACATGTGGTGGCCCCCTGCGATGCCACAACCAGATTCTTATGCCGCAGGGATAACGTGGCAGTTGATTCCATTTCATAGCCTCTACCATGGTGACCGTG CTTCTACAGGTCTCAGCAAGTATCCCTACTTGTCTATAAATGTGGCTAAGAAGTTCATGCTCTGCAG TCTGGAGCTAGAAGACGAGAGGCTGCTGGCGTGGTACTCCAGTCTGTCAGATGAAGATAGGAAAATAATCCAAG ACGAGGGAGGTTTTCATCAGTTTATTCGGAAGCATCCTGCTCTTGACATAGCACAGCACATAGGAATAGTCCATGTAAAAC cACAGATAAGAAGAGCAGCTATCACAATGTCGTCAGAATTAAACAA ATCCAGAATGCCAACATTTTATGGGATGTCTCAGTGTAAAAAGTGTGGGACAAGTTGTCGTTCAGGGTCTGAAGTATGCAGAACCTGTTTTGTCCCTCAACCAGTGGTCGATGAGAGTACGTACTTAACAG GACAAAAGCAAGAGCCTGCTGCAAAGCAAAGCAATCCAAAAGAGGAGCAAAATATGCCAAGCAGAAACGGCCTTGGGGTCTGGGGTGTCAACAGCCATGGTGCTCCTGGTGACCACCAGGTGGCTCAGGACAGCTTCCAGTCAGCTTTTGACGACAGCCACACTTCACTGACCTCTTCTGGCCCAAGAGGAGGCGAATGCCCCCAGGCACCACGTTTCTCCAAGGAGTGGCGAGAGGGTCGAAGCAGCGTTCAGAATGTAACTGCAAGTGCATTCAAAGACACATCAGCACAGGCGAGCTTCTCCCTGGATGTGGAGCTGGAGCGCCACAGCAAGATGACCCAGGGTAGTGCCCCTCCAGCTTACCCTGTCCACCAAGATCCGTTCGGGAGGGTTACAGACAACAGGAGCTATCTGGATCTGGCGCAAGAGATGCCCCCTGAGTACTACAGCTTCAACAGCACCATGTTTGACCAGACGTCAGCAAACTTGATGGAAAACACCAGCCTGTCCGCCGAGAAGGATGATGTTGACTCGTTCATGGCCACAAGGGGCAGCACTGAGTGCACAGAGAGCGGTCTGACTACATCAAGTGCTGGGTTGTGCCTGTCTGATGTCTCAGTGTCCTGCCACAGCTGCCCCTCTGAGTGGACAAACCTTGATGCGACCGCTGATGAAAACCTGCGGAATAACAAACCCCGAGACGAGTTTCATAGCATCATGGAGGAGTCTGTGAATTCGGAGCCGTGGCTCAACTGCTCAGTCACTCCAGAGAAACCCCATGCTCCCCCATTTCAGAAACCATATGTGGATCTGCCCGTGAAGCTGGACATAGAAAAGAGTCCGCAAACCCCATCTAGAGACGAGCAGTCAATGGCCGAGTCCTTCATGTCGATCAGTCCAGACAAGTCTGGAGTCCTACTGCCAGTATCAGCTGCTCCTGCCACTGTGAACCAGATGGTAGATGCCAGTGGCGACTTCCGAGCCTGTTTCACGTCTACGCAGGAGTGTGTAGCCGCCCCAAGCACCACGGACGCCTCCACTGAGATGGACTCTCCCATGTGCTTTGATCAAGACACCCAGACCTCACAGGCCTCCACTGAGATGGACTCTCCCATGTGCTTTGATCAAGACACCCAGACCTCACAGGCCTCCACTGCTGACAAGAGTGTCATCACGGAGGTCCACTTAGCAGATCTCGATTACCTTACTAAG GAGTTTTTGAGACTGAAGTCAGTGGAAGAGAAACTGGAACAGTTGAAGGCCAGTCAGCTGAAATCCAACAACACAAAATG tgggtgtgagtgtggtcAGAGGCTGCAGCAGGCAGAGCTGAAGCTGTTGGCTCTGCAGTACTCCATGTGCCAGGATCACTGCTGGAGGAGATACTACACCTCGGTACAGGGGGAGAGCCAGCTGCAATG CACTGGTGGGGTCCCCGAGAGCTTAGCTGAGACTCTGCGGGCCCTGGAGCAGGATTACATCCAGCTGAAGAGGCAGGTGCTCTCAGGGGCTGCTCTGGATGAGTTAAACCCGCTCTCTGTGGACACCCAGAGACTCCACATAGAGGCACCGTACACCCCAGCACAG aTTGCAATCTGCAAGGCTGCAGAGGCCCATCCAAAGCCACACAGTGTTAAAAGTTCCAAAGTGGGCTCTCTGAAGACTCAAAGGAAATCAGGTTCCTCTAGACCTG GTGGTGGTGAGGTTAGTGAGGCCTGGTACGATGCAGAGGAGGATCTTGGGGCTGCTGGCCAAACCTTGAAAGAGGACCGACTGAGAAAAGCGATTGAGA TGGCAGATGTTGACGGCAAGAACATTAGTTCCAGCTGTGATGTTTTCATCACGGACCTCCATCAAGATGTAACGGAG gaCGATCTGCTGTTTCTATTTGAGAAATACCAGCCCAGAGAAGTTTGCTTCACAATGTCAAACGCTTCCAG GAGTGGCAAAGTGACGGTGAGCTCTCCTGAAAATGCCGCGGCGGCAGCGCGAGAGCTCAGCGGCACCTCCATCCACGGACAGCCCGTCCAGGTGAGGCGCGTCAGCAGACTACCTGCAGCAGGCCCTGAGGGGGAGCACACCTTCAAGAAGCCCCACGCTCCCTCTGCCCCCACACCAGCACCCTCAGGAGACGTGGCCAAGCCTGGGGGCGTGAAGACAAGCACTCCATACAACATGTCCCCCAAA CCAAGCCGCTGCCACATAGAAAAACTAGTGAACATCAGCGACGTGCCCACAGCCACTGGCACCTATGTGCCACAGCAGCCGCCTACCAACGCTGCCGCCATGGGCAGCTTCGACACGCTGATGGGACGGCTGTCAGAGCGCCACCCGCTGGTGGCCCGGCAGAAGATTGTGGAGGCGCTGCTGAAGCTCCGGGCCCAACACCGCGGCTCCCTCAGCGGCCTGCCGCTGCGCACCATCGTGgagatgacctctgacctcctgACTGTCAAGGCCTCAGTATCACCGTGA